From Salvia splendens isolate huo1 chromosome 3, SspV2, whole genome shotgun sequence, a single genomic window includes:
- the LOC121794182 gene encoding protein Brevis radix-like 2, with protein sequence MLTCIACSNSKQLNSSGSLRQPPPEEEDDNAVTPSTKQAIKSLTSQIKDMAVKASGAYKNCKPCSGSSGPKRSRAYVDSDTGSVSGRFYGSYRRPASLNSTPRLRGKELEAKLKALSSGSATPASVSGRTESLFMEEDEAKEWVAQVEPGVLITFVSLPQGGNDLKRIRFSREIFDKWQAQQWWGENYDKVMELYNVQRFSNHEAPLSTPARSIDENSKLESAEDSPVTPQLNKEHLPRHFSRTAGVGYSSSESLENHPMKLGNYHESAGPNSTPKLSSISAAKTETSSIDASARSSSSREIDHSGELSVSNASDLETEWVEQDEPGVYITIRALPGGARELRRVRFSREKFGETQARVWWEANRTRIQQQYL encoded by the exons ATGTTGACCTGCATAGcttgctccaactccaagcaGCTCAACAGCAGCGGATCTCTCCGCCAGCCCCCGCCGGAGGAGGAAGATGACAACGCCGTCACTCCTTCCACCAAGCAAGCAATCAAATCCCTCACCTCTCAG ATCAAGGACATGGCGGTTAAGGCATCGGGGGCGTACAAGAACTGCAAGCCGTGTTCGGGCTCATCGGGCCCGAAACGGTCCCGAGCCTACGTGGACTCCGACACGGGCTCGGTGTCGGGGAGGTTTTACGGCTCGTATCGGAGGCCAGCTAGCTTGAACTCGACACCGCGGCTGCGGGGGAAGGAGCTGGAAGCCAAGCTGAAAGCCCTCTCGAGCGGCTCGGCTACGCCAGCTTCCGTGAGCGGGAGAACAGAGTCATTGTTCATGGAGGAAGACGAGGCCAAGGAGTGGGTGGCTCAAGTCGAGCCAGGGGTGCTAATTACATTCGTTTCATTGCCTCAAGGTGGAAATGATCTAAAGAGGATTCGATTTAG CCGAGAGATCTTTGACAAGTGGCAAGCTCAACAATGGTGGGGAGAGAACTATGATAAAGTGATGGAACTGTACAATGTTCAAAGGTTTAGCAATCATGAAGCGCCGCTGTCTACTCCAGCACGGTCAATAGATGAG AACTCAAAACTTGAATCTGCTGAAGACAGCCCTGTGACACCTCAGTTGAACAAAGAGCATCTACCCCGTCACTTCAGTCGCACCGCAGGAGTGGGTTATTCATCATCAGAATCATTAGAAAACCACCCTATGAAACTTGGAAATTACCATGAGTCAGCTGGTCCTAATTCAACGCCAAAGCTCTCCAGCATCAGCGCTGCTAAAACCGAGACATCATCCATAGATGCTTCTGCACGTTCGAGTTCATCAAGGGAGATTGATCACTCAGGAGAACTGTCTGTGAGCAATGCTAGTGATTTAGAGACAGAGTGGGTCGAGCAAGACGAGCCTGGAGTCTACATTACTATCAGAGCTTTGCCTGGCGGTGCTCGTGAGCTCAGAAGAGTCAGATTCAG CCGTGAAAAGTTTGGAGAAACGCAAGCAAGAGTGTGGTGGGAAGCAAACAGAACTAGGATTCAACAGCAATACCTGTAA
- the LOC121794183 gene encoding GBF-interacting protein 1-like isoform X1 has protein sequence MVSGARIDGGAQVLSAGVRRTIQSIKEIVGNHSDADIYVALKEANMDPNETTQKLLNQDPFHEVKRRRDRKKENPVQNSFIPVEPKKNNDVERMPVKYNTYPDRSSRRGGTTRNAASDARGSREFRVVRDNRVNHNSITDSKPGLNSTSTSPGVISSGPIKSGPPSGSGPQAPAVGQHSSQPAKSAADSQTRQNKNAASVGNGRKEMVGEKRLPVPSAISRVQTKANAPQLQSTNSSSSTVVGVYSSSSDPVHVPSLHSRPAANVGAIRREVGVVGSRRQSSENSPKPSSSQVTSLPNTHSARDGQSRESARSFNATSKNDHSNQNVAPDSAIAGPPAGRSFSSNSYGSRPHQLMGHQKAPQPNKEWKPKASVKPNANGPGVIGSPAKTVSPPADNPEDTKKEAADLQDNMSPLNLSKSENVIIAAHIRVSEADRCRLTFGSLSTEFDISANLVGVAANDVEELSSDPSGSVPVSSAEASGDEPVTTKQSEVANDSVRSSESNSPVSGDLSNLTEKNNSSSPQNLNDYADVGLMPGNSPSYTPESLQQQDTSELPSFSGYDPQMGYDMSYFHPVVDETVNGQGLPSSQEVLGAHAANAVPAPTIAMVQQQQQQQQHQQQHQQQHQHQQQLAQMYSHLHVSHFANLMPYRQFMPPVYVPPMHVPGYSNSPAYPHPSNGSSYLLMPGNSSHLTPSGVKYGIQQFKTVPTGSPTGFGNFTSPAGYAINAPGVVASTAGHDDSSRIKYKDSLYIPNPQAETSEIWMNPRDVSGMQSSYYNVPVQSPHPTAYLTSHSGHASFNAAAAAAQSSHMQFPGMYHPSPQPPTMASPHHMSPAIGGNVGVGVAAPAPGAQVGAYQQPQLGHLNWTGNF, from the exons ATGGTATCTGGTGCAAGAATCGACGGCGGGGCGCAGGTCTTATCGGCGGGCGTGCGAAGAACTATTCAATCGATTAAAGAAATTGTGGGGAACCACTCTGATGCTGATATTTACGTGGCGCTTAAAGAGGCCAACATGGATCCTAACGAAACCACCCAGAAACTGCTCAATCAAG ATCCATTCCACGAGGTGAAGAGAAGAAGAGATAGGAAGAAAGAG AATCCAGTGCAAAATAGTTTCATTCCTGTGGAGCCCAAGAAAAACAATGATGTCGAACGTATGCCTGTCAAGTATAATACATATCCTGACCGTAGTTCTCGAAGAGGCGGAACCACTCGAAATGCTGCATCTG ATGCAAGGGGAAGTCGAGAGTTCCGTGTTGTTCGTGACAATAGAGTTAATCATAACAGCATCACAGATTCAAAGCCTGGACTTAATTCAACTTCAACAAGTCCAGGGGTGATCTCTAGTGGGCCAATAAAGAG TGGTCCTCCCAGTGGTTCTGGACCTCAAGCACCTGCTGTAGGTCAGCATTCTTCTCAGCCTGCTAAGAGTGCTGCTGATTCACAAACCAGGCAAAATAAGAATGCTGCTTCAGTTGGTAATGGCAGGAAAGAAATGGTTGGGGAGAAGCGCCTTCCTGTTCCAAGTGCTATTTCACGCGTGCAAACAAAGGCAAATGCTCCCCAGCTGCAATCTACAAATTCATCTAGTAGTACTGTCGTGGGTGTTTATTCATCCTCATCTGATCCTGTTCATGTACCATCCCTACATTCTAGACCTGCTGCCAATGTCGGGGCCATCAGACGGGAGGTCGGGGTTGTGGGATCACGGCGCCAGTCATCTGAAAATTCTCCAAAACCATCTTCATCTCAAGTCACTTCTCTGCCAAATACGCATTCCGCACGAGATGGTCAATCACGAGAGTCTGCGAGATCATTCAATGCTACATCAAAGAATGACCACTCAAACCAAAATGTGGCACCTGACTCTGCTATAGCTGGTCCACCTGCTGGCAGATCATTTTCCAGTAATTCGTATGGTAGCCGTCCTCATCAACTCATGGGTCACCAAAAAG CTCCTCAGCCCAATAAGGAATGGAAGCCAAAAGCAAGTGTAAAACCAAATGCCAATGGCCCTGGAGTTATTGGTAGTCCTGCAAAAACAGTCTCTCCTCCTGCCGATAATCCAGAAGACACAAAAAAGGAAGCAGCTGATTTACAAGATAACATGTCACCATTGAATCTTTCTAAAAGTGAAAATGTGATTATAGCTGCACATATCCGTGTTTCTGAGGCTGACAGATGCCGGCTGACCTTTGGTAGCCTGAGCACCGAGTTTGACATTTCTGCAAATTTAGTTGGCGTAGCTGCAAATGACGTAGAAGAATTATCCTCCGATCCATCTGGAag TGTTCCAGTTTCTTCCGCTGAAGCTTCAGGAGATGAACCTGTTACTACCAAACAATCAGAGGTGGCAAATGACTCTGTCCGAAGTTCAGAATCTAACTCTCCCGTTTCAGGTGATCTGTCAAATCTGACTGAAAAGAACAACTCTTCAAGTCCACAGAACCTGAATGACTATGCTGATGTTGGATTGATGCCAGGCAACAGCCCATCATATACCCCTGAATCACTACAGCAGCAGGATACGTCTGAATTGCCGAGCTTCTCG GGTTATGATCCCCAAATGGGTTATGACATGTCATACTTCCACCCGGTTGTTGATGAAACTGTTAACGGGCAAGGTCTTCCGTCATCCCAAGAG GTCCTTGGTGCACATGCAGCAAATGCTGTTCCAGCGCCGACAATTGCAATGGTACAACAGCAGCAACAACAGCAGCAGCACCAGCAGCAACACCAGCAGCAGCACCAGCACCAGCAGCAGCTTGCCCAGATGTATTCCCATCTTCATGTCTCCCATTTTGCTAACCTCATGCCGTATCGTCAATTCATGCCTCCTGTCTATGTTCCGCCAATGCATGTCCCTGGTTACTCCAATAGTCCCGCCTATCCTCATCCCTCAAATGGCAGCAGCTACTTACTGATGCCTGGGAATAGCTCCCATCTAACTCCAAGTGGCGTCAAGTATGGTATCCAACAGTTCAAGACTGTCCCTACTGGTAGTCCTACTGGGTTTGGAAATTTCACCAGTCCTGCTGGTTATGCCATCAATGCTCCTGGGGTTGTTGCAAGCACTGCAGGCCATGATGATTCGTCTCGTATCAAGTATAAAGATAGTCTATACATTCCAAACCCTCAG GCTGAGACCTCTGAAATATGGATGAACCCAAGGGATGTTTCTGGTATGCAGTCATCATATTACAACGTGCCTGTTCAGTCTCCTCATCCAACTGCCTATTTGACATCACACAGCGGACATGCTTCTTTCAATGCAGCCGCGGCTGCTGCCCAATCCTCCCATATGCAGTTCCCAGGCATGTACCATCCTTCCCCACAGCCCCCTACCATGGCAAGTCCTCATCACATGAGCCCTGCCATTGGCGGTAATGTGGGAGTTGGTGTGGCAGCTCCGGCTCCCGGAGCACAAGTGGGCGCGTACCAGCAACCTCAGTTGGGCCACTTGAATTGGACTGGTAATTTCTGA
- the LOC121794183 gene encoding GBF-interacting protein 1-like isoform X2 yields the protein MVSGARIDGGAQVLSAGVRRTIQSIKEIVGNHSDADIYVALKEANMDPNETTQKLLNQDPFHEVKRRRDRKKENPVQNSFIPVEPKKNNDVERMPVKYNTYPDRSSRRGGTTRNAASDARGSREFRVVRDNRVNHNSITDSKPGLNSTSTSPGVISSGPIKSGPPSGSGPQAPAVGQHSSQPAKSAADSQTRQNKNAASVGNGRKEMVGEKRLPVPSAISRVQTKANAPQLQSTNSSSSTVVGVYSSSSDPVHVPSLHSRPAANVGAIRREVGVVGSRRQSSENSPKPSSSQVTSLPNTHSARDGQSRESARSFNATSKNDHSNQNVAPDSAIAGPPAGRSFSSNSYGSRPHQLMGHQKAPQPNKEWKPKASVKPNANGPGVIGSPAKTVSPPADNPEDTKKEAADLQDNMSPLNLSKSENVIIAAHIRVSEADRCRLTFGSLSTEFDISANLVGVAANDVEELSSDPSGSVPVSSAEASGDEPVTTKQSEVANDSVRSSESNSPVSGNSPSYTPESLQQQDTSELPSFSGYDPQMGYDMSYFHPVVDETVNGQGLPSSQEVLGAHAANAVPAPTIAMVQQQQQQQQHQQQHQQQHQHQQQLAQMYSHLHVSHFANLMPYRQFMPPVYVPPMHVPGYSNSPAYPHPSNGSSYLLMPGNSSHLTPSGVKYGIQQFKTVPTGSPTGFGNFTSPAGYAINAPGVVASTAGHDDSSRIKYKDSLYIPNPQAETSEIWMNPRDVSGMQSSYYNVPVQSPHPTAYLTSHSGHASFNAAAAAAQSSHMQFPGMYHPSPQPPTMASPHHMSPAIGGNVGVGVAAPAPGAQVGAYQQPQLGHLNWTGNF from the exons ATGGTATCTGGTGCAAGAATCGACGGCGGGGCGCAGGTCTTATCGGCGGGCGTGCGAAGAACTATTCAATCGATTAAAGAAATTGTGGGGAACCACTCTGATGCTGATATTTACGTGGCGCTTAAAGAGGCCAACATGGATCCTAACGAAACCACCCAGAAACTGCTCAATCAAG ATCCATTCCACGAGGTGAAGAGAAGAAGAGATAGGAAGAAAGAG AATCCAGTGCAAAATAGTTTCATTCCTGTGGAGCCCAAGAAAAACAATGATGTCGAACGTATGCCTGTCAAGTATAATACATATCCTGACCGTAGTTCTCGAAGAGGCGGAACCACTCGAAATGCTGCATCTG ATGCAAGGGGAAGTCGAGAGTTCCGTGTTGTTCGTGACAATAGAGTTAATCATAACAGCATCACAGATTCAAAGCCTGGACTTAATTCAACTTCAACAAGTCCAGGGGTGATCTCTAGTGGGCCAATAAAGAG TGGTCCTCCCAGTGGTTCTGGACCTCAAGCACCTGCTGTAGGTCAGCATTCTTCTCAGCCTGCTAAGAGTGCTGCTGATTCACAAACCAGGCAAAATAAGAATGCTGCTTCAGTTGGTAATGGCAGGAAAGAAATGGTTGGGGAGAAGCGCCTTCCTGTTCCAAGTGCTATTTCACGCGTGCAAACAAAGGCAAATGCTCCCCAGCTGCAATCTACAAATTCATCTAGTAGTACTGTCGTGGGTGTTTATTCATCCTCATCTGATCCTGTTCATGTACCATCCCTACATTCTAGACCTGCTGCCAATGTCGGGGCCATCAGACGGGAGGTCGGGGTTGTGGGATCACGGCGCCAGTCATCTGAAAATTCTCCAAAACCATCTTCATCTCAAGTCACTTCTCTGCCAAATACGCATTCCGCACGAGATGGTCAATCACGAGAGTCTGCGAGATCATTCAATGCTACATCAAAGAATGACCACTCAAACCAAAATGTGGCACCTGACTCTGCTATAGCTGGTCCACCTGCTGGCAGATCATTTTCCAGTAATTCGTATGGTAGCCGTCCTCATCAACTCATGGGTCACCAAAAAG CTCCTCAGCCCAATAAGGAATGGAAGCCAAAAGCAAGTGTAAAACCAAATGCCAATGGCCCTGGAGTTATTGGTAGTCCTGCAAAAACAGTCTCTCCTCCTGCCGATAATCCAGAAGACACAAAAAAGGAAGCAGCTGATTTACAAGATAACATGTCACCATTGAATCTTTCTAAAAGTGAAAATGTGATTATAGCTGCACATATCCGTGTTTCTGAGGCTGACAGATGCCGGCTGACCTTTGGTAGCCTGAGCACCGAGTTTGACATTTCTGCAAATTTAGTTGGCGTAGCTGCAAATGACGTAGAAGAATTATCCTCCGATCCATCTGGAag TGTTCCAGTTTCTTCCGCTGAAGCTTCAGGAGATGAACCTGTTACTACCAAACAATCAGAGGTGGCAAATGACTCTGTCCGAAGTTCAGAATCTAACTCTCCCGTTTCAG GCAACAGCCCATCATATACCCCTGAATCACTACAGCAGCAGGATACGTCTGAATTGCCGAGCTTCTCG GGTTATGATCCCCAAATGGGTTATGACATGTCATACTTCCACCCGGTTGTTGATGAAACTGTTAACGGGCAAGGTCTTCCGTCATCCCAAGAG GTCCTTGGTGCACATGCAGCAAATGCTGTTCCAGCGCCGACAATTGCAATGGTACAACAGCAGCAACAACAGCAGCAGCACCAGCAGCAACACCAGCAGCAGCACCAGCACCAGCAGCAGCTTGCCCAGATGTATTCCCATCTTCATGTCTCCCATTTTGCTAACCTCATGCCGTATCGTCAATTCATGCCTCCTGTCTATGTTCCGCCAATGCATGTCCCTGGTTACTCCAATAGTCCCGCCTATCCTCATCCCTCAAATGGCAGCAGCTACTTACTGATGCCTGGGAATAGCTCCCATCTAACTCCAAGTGGCGTCAAGTATGGTATCCAACAGTTCAAGACTGTCCCTACTGGTAGTCCTACTGGGTTTGGAAATTTCACCAGTCCTGCTGGTTATGCCATCAATGCTCCTGGGGTTGTTGCAAGCACTGCAGGCCATGATGATTCGTCTCGTATCAAGTATAAAGATAGTCTATACATTCCAAACCCTCAG GCTGAGACCTCTGAAATATGGATGAACCCAAGGGATGTTTCTGGTATGCAGTCATCATATTACAACGTGCCTGTTCAGTCTCCTCATCCAACTGCCTATTTGACATCACACAGCGGACATGCTTCTTTCAATGCAGCCGCGGCTGCTGCCCAATCCTCCCATATGCAGTTCCCAGGCATGTACCATCCTTCCCCACAGCCCCCTACCATGGCAAGTCCTCATCACATGAGCCCTGCCATTGGCGGTAATGTGGGAGTTGGTGTGGCAGCTCCGGCTCCCGGAGCACAAGTGGGCGCGTACCAGCAACCTCAGTTGGGCCACTTGAATTGGACTGGTAATTTCTGA
- the LOC121797110 gene encoding protein BIG GRAIN 1-like B → MVERCGYRRETEISHFTSSNSNSNSNHSSFSSSLLDAIYRSIDQGDEEMVIYGEGMRKKSCEGANVRSGVFRSDEEMANFQRACMIEKWMEKKVSEKAVGRRNSVADFQVKKPRKDRVSSSWSSSDSSAAAGFFSSSEAESFPVQRPKPIRTGFEKEEIGGNRSGSEQKSKIEGGFSKTKLRALKIYGDLKKVKQPISPGGKLAGFLNSLFAGGNMKKSKIGGDVSPSLKSTNASTCSSASSFSRSCLSKTPSSKGDHSAGAKRSVRFSPVSVIVDDDRRHKSLQSEINNKSSSNRDVSTKNHNNMNNIRSVINEELIAHVMDQNRRVEEVARDLLRNYQRKNQNPHVKHEVFDRDFDEDEDEDAASYASSDLFELDNLSAIGMERYGEELPVYETTRFDSTGNGLIY, encoded by the coding sequence ATGGTGGAGAGGTGTGGTTACCGAAGGGAGACGGAAATCTCGCATTTCACTTCTTCCAATTCGAATTCGAATTCGAATCATTCGTCGTTTTCATCGAGCTTGCTTGATGCGATCTACCGCTCAATTGACCAAGGAGACGAGGAGATGGTGATTTACGGCGAAGGAATGAGGAAGAAGAGCTGCGAGGGCGCTAACGTGCGCAGCGGAGTGTTTAGGAGTGACGAGGAGATGGCGAATTTCCAGCGCGCTTGCATGATCGAGAAATGGATGGAGAAGAAGGTGAGCGAGAAGGCGGTCGGTCGGAGGAATTCCGTTGCTGATTTCCAGGTGAAGAAGCCGCGGAAGGATCGGGTGAGTTCGAGCTGGAGCTCCTCCGATTCGAGCGCTGCCGCCGGATTCTTCTCTTCCTCCGAGGCGGAGTCGTTCCCGGTGCAACGGCCGAAGCCGATCCGGACGGGGTTCGAGAAGGAGGAAATCGGTGGAAATCGCTCCGGATCGGAGCAGAAATCGAAAATTGAAGGCGGATTCTCGAAGACGAAGCTGCGAGCGCTGAAAATCTACGGCGATTTGAAGAAGGTGAAGCAGCCGATTTCCCCCGGCGGCAAACTCGCCGGATTCCTGAACTCGCTCTTCGCCGGCggaaacatgaagaagagcaaAATCGGCGGCGACGTTTCCCCGTCGCTGAAATCCACAAACGCATCGACGTGCTCCTCCGCTTCGTCGTTCTCTCGATCCTGCCTCAGCAAAACGCCGTCGTCGAAAGGCGACCACTCCGCCGGCGCAAAGAGATCCGTGAGATTCTCTCCTGTCAGCGTGATTGTCGACGACGATCGCCGCCACAAATCACTACAATCAGAAATCAACAACAAATCATCATCAAATCGCGACGTGTCCACGAAGAATCACAACAACATGAACAACATCAGAAGCGTGATCAACGAAGAGCTCATTGCGCACGTCATGGATCAAAACCGCCGCGTCGAGGAGGTGGCGAGGGATCTGCTGAGGAATTATCAGAGGAAAAATCAAAATCCTCACGTCAAACACGAGGTTTTCGATCGAGATTTcgatgaagacgaagacgagGATGCAGCGAGCTACGCGAGCTCGGATTTGTTCGAGCTCGATAATCTCTCGGCCATCGGAATGGAGAGATACGGCGAAGAACTGCCGGTTTACGAAACGACGCGGTTTGATTCCACCGGCAATGGATTAATCTACTAA